DNA sequence from the Bradyrhizobium sp. CIAT3101 genome:
TGACGCTCTTGGGATCGACGCCTTTCTCCACCAGCCATTTCACGAACAAAACATGGAGAAAGGCGTTCAGGCCGGGCGCGCCGATCTTCTTGCCGACGAAATCCTTCGGCTCCTTGATGGTGAGGCCGTTGCGGACGAACGCGGCAATCGCAGTGTTCGAGGTCGTGTTCATGACCGAGGCGCCGGCAATTGCGACGAGGTCGAGGCCGCCGTCGACGGCCTGGAGGAAGACGGTGGAGGTCGGGCCACCCACCTGAATCGAGTTCGACAGGATCGCCGCCGGGATATTGGAGTTGATCGCGATCGGCGTCATCTCGACGTCCAGTCCGTGCTTTTTGAAGATGCCCTCGTCGACCGCGACCATTGCCGAGGCGCAGTCAGTGGTCGCGGTGCAGCCGATCTGGATCTTGGCCTGCGCCAGAGCGGGTGCCGTCAAGGCAACGCACACACCGACTCCGAGTGAGAGACCCGCCAACATCGCCCTTATCTGCGTTCGTCTCACCGCGCTCTCCCCAATTTGTATTTTTCTATCTTGTTTATCGATATTTTATCTGATCATATATTTGAAACGATAGCAAGGGGTGCCCAAGGTGAAGCTCGCAACATTCAGATCGGCCGGTCAGGAGAAGATCGGCGCCGTCCATGCCAATGACAGTCAGGTGTTCGATCTCGCCGCCGCCGCTGCGCGGGACGGCCAGGCCGATCCGGCTTTCGGCTCGATGCTGGCGCTGATTGATGCCGGACCCCGCGCGCTCGATCGGGCCCGGGCTCTGCTCGACAAGCACGGCCAGGACGCAACGCTGTCGGCGGCGGTCAGTGCCGTCGACATCCTCGCGCCGGTGCCGGAGCCGAGGCAGATGCGAGACGGCATGTCGTTTCCGCTGCACATCCTGCAAGCGCCGCGCGGGCAGCAAAAGCTCGCGGCGCGCGCCAAGGGCGATATGGCGGAATTGGCGCGCATCGACGCCGAGCCGCTCGGCGAACTGCCCGAGGTCTATCGCAAGCAGCCGATCTTCTACATCACCAACCGTTTCAGCGTCCGCGGCACCAACACCACAGTGAAATGGCCGCGCTACAGCAAGGTGATGGATTACGAGCTCGAGTTCGGGATCATCACCAAGAACAAGGGCGCCAACATTGCGGCTGCGAAGGCGGGGGATCACATCTTCGGCTACACCATCTTCAACGATTTCTCCGCGCGCGACGCGCAACGCATCGAGATGGAGGGACGGCTCGGCCCGGCCAAGGGCAAGAGTTTCGACGGCGGCAACGTGATGGGTCCCTGGATCGTGACGCCGGACGAGATCGGCGATCCCTATCGTCTGAAGATGGAAGCGCGCGTCAACGGTGAGGTCCGTTCGAAAGGCGTGAGCGATGGCATGCTGTTTTCCTTCGAGGAGATCATCGCCCATGTCACCCAGGACGAGACGCTGATGCCCGGTGAGTTCATCGGCTCCGGCACGGTCGGCAATGGTTGCGGCCTCGAGCTCGGATGGTATCTCGAGCATGGCGATACGATCGAGCTCGAGGTCGAGAAGATCGGTATCTTGAAGAACCGCGTCGAGCGGCAAGAAAGCTGAAGCGACGTGTGACGCCTGACGGCCGCCAACGAAAACAATCAATGAGGAAGCGCCATGACGACCAAGCTGATCGACATCTCCGTCCCCCTGCAGAACGACGTGCCGGCAGACCCGCCCGGCAATCATCCGACCATCCAGTACATCAATCACCAGCAGGGCCTGCCGCGCATGCTCCAGTTCTTCGACGGACTGAAGGCCGAGGATCTGCCTGACGGGCAGGGTTGGGCGGTGGAGCAGGTCAGCCTCTCGACCCACAACGGCACGCATCTCGACGCCCCCTGGCATTTTCATCCGACCATGAATCGCGGCGAGCGGTCCTGGACCATCGACGAGGTGCCGCTGGAATGGTGCTTCCAGCCCGGCGTGAAGCTCGACTTCCGGCACCTGCCGGACGGCTATGTCGCAACGGCGAAAGATGTCGAGGCCGAGCTCAAGCGCATCGGCCATGAGCTGAAACCGCTCGAGATCGTCGTCGTCAACACCAGCGCCGGCGCCAAATATGGCCGACAGGACTACGTCACGTCAGGCTGCGGCATGGGCTATGAAGCGACCATGTACCTGCTCGAGCGCGGCGTGCGCCTGACCGGCATCGACGGCTGGAGCTGGGACGCGCCGTTCGTTCACACCGCGAAGAAATACGCCGAGACGAAAGACGCCAGCCTGATCTGGGAAGGCCACAAGGCCGGCCGCCACATCGGCTATTGCCATCTCGAAAAGCTGCACAATCTCGAACAGCTCCCGTCGACCGGCTTCAAGGTGTCGTGCTTCCCCGTGAAGATCGAGCGCGCCTCGGCCGGGTGGACGCGAGCGGTTGCGATTTTGGAGGGGTAGCGGCAACCAAGCATGGTGCTGCGATCCAGCAAATCAAGGGCCGCTCCCTGGGCGGCCCTTGATTTTTGTGGCATAGCGACCGGGTCGCGGTCGGCCAAATCAGCTACCTAAAGTCGTAGCGATGCTGTATGAGCCTGAAATGCCAGCGGTCGGGGTAGGAATAAAGTATGCTCGATTTTCAGCGGGACGGAGCTTTCTGGACGACCGAAGCGCAACTCCCCAGTTGGGCGGGCTATCAAACGCGCAATGGCCCCTATGGCTCGATCAGTTCGGACAGTCCGTCCGACGGCCTGGTGAAACTTTACGCGCCGGACCGCGACAAATCCCCACCGACCGAGCAAGACCGTGCCAGCGTACAGTGGTTGCTCGATCATGACGCCGCGGTGGCATCGGCCGTTCTGGAAGGTCTTCTGGCTGAGTATCCCAGGCTTCAAGAACTTTATGATTATGAGCAGGCGGAGCGCGAAGCGTTGATGCCCGACGTATCGTCGAGCGAGGACTTTCGCCAATTGATCGGGCTTCAGAATGTGCACGTCCTCCAGTTGCTAAAGGACGGCATTCCATACGTCGGCTATGAATTTGGCTGCACGTGGGATGAAGAGCACGGTCTCGGCGTCCTCATGCACGGAACGCGCGTTGTCGAAGTTGGCGACGCGCAGACGTCCTTTACGCTGTGGATCGCCGAGCAAGACGGTGGGGTGGAGACGTAACGGCTTGTCGCTGGAGCAGTCCGGTAGACGGGGCGTGCTTTAATAGTTGCTACGCGCTGTAATCCTGGGGTCGGGGGTTCGAGTCCCTCTCCCGCTACCAAAATTTCCCTAAATATACGGTCTTAATCGTGAAAAATCAGGAATGGTGTCGCTGTTGGTAGCGAGCCCATCCTTCGGTCTGCGCAATTGTGATAATCGAGGCGGTTGGAAAACCGTGGTGGTAGTCGCCTGCTCATGGCAGTGCTTCTTTGTGCTTGCGACAGAGCCATTGACGAGAATACTAACCTTCGGCCGACGATTGGTTGATTGGTTGTTTGGGGCCGGGAAGTGGAGAAGTCACAGGATCTTCGTTTCGGGGACATGATCCTTGACGAAACATGCCTTTTCGCGCACCGCAACGGGCGGAAGATTCAATTCACCAGAAACGAGCGCGCGCTGCTGCTGGCTCTGACGCGCAACCCTCGTCGCCTGATGCCCCGCGACCGTCTGCTCGACGAGATCGCGTCGGAATCCAACGTATCCGACCGCAACATCGATTTTCTGGTCAACAGGTTGCGGGCCAAGCTCGGCGATAGCGCCAAATCGCCGAATTTTATCGCCACACAGTATGGCGAGGGTTACGTCTGGATCGCCGTTCCATCTTCGGTCGCGCCAATTGACGCTCTCCTGGTCATCGCACCGGCTTTCGGGCCGCCCGGATCTCCCTTCAGCCAGCAGGCGTCTTCGCTAGTCGATCAGCTACGCGAGATGATCGCTGAGGGTATTGGCGATGGCCACAACGTCATCGTTGCCGAGGACTGGACCCCCACCGACAGGCTGCGTTATTTCCTGCAAGTGAGCTTTTTTGCCCGCAACGGGCACCTCGATTGCGCGGCCACCTTGAGGGAAATGCCGTCGAGGCGGATCGCAAAAGCATTGCGGCTCCAACTCGACATGGCCGACGCCGCATCGATCACGAATGAGGCCAGCCGGGTTTCGAATGGCGTCATCGAGGTGCTGCGCAAGGCGCTCGGCCACGCCTCGACAGGGCTCGGTATCCGCGCCGAGGAACCAGCTGAAACGCGCCTTCAAAAGGCTTCGAGCGTGTTGCTGTCGACCAATCCGAGGTGGGTGGAAGGTGGCGAGCAACTGGGGAGGGACCGCAAACAGGATCCTGACAATGCGGATATAGCCCTGCAATGGTGCCTGCATCTGTTCACGCGCCTCACGACGACCAATCCGTTCGGCGAGATGAGCCTTGAAGAACGCTACCGCATGGAAAGCGAGATCGACGCCACGGTGCTGGACTGCCTGCCAGCCATCGAGGCGAACCCGCTGCTGATGCTGGCAGCCGCCAAGCTGCTGTACTTCATCAATCGAGGTCATCTCGAACTGGCGGAAGATATCCTCGAACGCGCCTTCGCCCAAACAACGGACTTTGCCGGGGCCTTGCCGGTCATGGGACAATTGCGCTATGCGCGCGGCCAATTCGACGAAGCTGTCCAATACTTCGACCGCGGCATCGCGATGGTCGAACTGAACCCCCTGTACCACATACATATCCGGGTCCTGAAATGCCTCGCCCTCCTTGCTGCCGGCAACCATGCGGCGCTTGAAGGCGCCGTCCCCACGATCGATCCGGACATCCCTTGCCCTCCTGAAATCGCATGGATGATTGCCTGGACGTTCGCGCCGGCCGATCAGGAATTGCCGCAGGTGTCGGCGGATGCGCTTGCCGCGATCGGCCCCGAGGGCGCGATCGGTGCGGTCGAATATCTCTATTTCACGTCGGCGCGTCATCTCGTTTCGGAGCAGGCGCGCGCCAACCTCATGCATAACCTGATCGCGCATGTGACGAGATTCCATGGCGAGCGGGTGGTCCCGGCCTTCATTCTCCGGAGCATCGGCAAGGTCTCTCCGGCTGAACACACTCACGGACAAACGGCGCTCGAAGCGGGCATCGGCGCACGCCTCAAATATTGAACAAACAATTGGTTGCTAGAGCGTGTCTGGAGGCGACTCGACGTTTCTTCGGTCGCAATGCAGATATCGTGGTTGGCTGAAGCATGAAGTGTCGGGGCAGACCTAATCCCGCCAGTCGAGGTGGTTGGGATCGCTTCATGAGCCCAGCTGGATTGGTCGGGCACCTCGAAAACCGATCTGAGAGTCCCGCGCCGACGCGATTGAGGACCAGTGCGCTGACGAGCACGGCGCTTGCCGTCGTGCTGGCAGCCGGCCTCATGGCTGCGGGCGTGACGACGCCGGTCTATGCCGGCGGCGCAGGCGGTGCGGCGATATCAGAGGGCACGGGCGGCACCGGCGGCTTCGGGGGCGGTGGTGGTGCCGGCGCCGGCGGCAGCACCGGCGGAGCATCCGTGCCGACCGGCGGTGGCCATGCGGGAAATGACGCTGACGCCGCACTTTACTACGGCGCCGGCGGTGGTGGCGGTGCTGACGGAGCTCTCGGCTCGCCGGGCGGCCAGGGCACGGGCGGTGCGGCCGGTGGCATTTCTGCCGGCCAGA
Encoded proteins:
- a CDS encoding cyclase family protein, with the protein product MTTKLIDISVPLQNDVPADPPGNHPTIQYINHQQGLPRMLQFFDGLKAEDLPDGQGWAVEQVSLSTHNGTHLDAPWHFHPTMNRGERSWTIDEVPLEWCFQPGVKLDFRHLPDGYVATAKDVEAELKRIGHELKPLEIVVVNTSAGAKYGRQDYVTSGCGMGYEATMYLLERGVRLTGIDGWSWDAPFVHTAKKYAETKDASLIWEGHKAGRHIGYCHLEKLHNLEQLPSTGFKVSCFPVKIERASAGWTRAVAILEG
- a CDS encoding fumarylacetoacetate hydrolase family protein, whose product is MKLATFRSAGQEKIGAVHANDSQVFDLAAAAARDGQADPAFGSMLALIDAGPRALDRARALLDKHGQDATLSAAVSAVDILAPVPEPRQMRDGMSFPLHILQAPRGQQKLAARAKGDMAELARIDAEPLGELPEVYRKQPIFYITNRFSVRGTNTTVKWPRYSKVMDYELEFGIITKNKGANIAAAKAGDHIFGYTIFNDFSARDAQRIEMEGRLGPAKGKSFDGGNVMGPWIVTPDEIGDPYRLKMEARVNGEVRSKGVSDGMLFSFEEIIAHVTQDETLMPGEFIGSGTVGNGCGLELGWYLEHGDTIELEVEKIGILKNRVERQES
- a CDS encoding winged helix-turn-helix domain-containing protein, producing MILDETCLFAHRNGRKIQFTRNERALLLALTRNPRRLMPRDRLLDEIASESNVSDRNIDFLVNRLRAKLGDSAKSPNFIATQYGEGYVWIAVPSSVAPIDALLVIAPAFGPPGSPFSQQASSLVDQLREMIAEGIGDGHNVIVAEDWTPTDRLRYFLQVSFFARNGHLDCAATLREMPSRRIAKALRLQLDMADAASITNEASRVSNGVIEVLRKALGHASTGLGIRAEEPAETRLQKASSVLLSTNPRWVEGGEQLGRDRKQDPDNADIALQWCLHLFTRLTTTNPFGEMSLEERYRMESEIDATVLDCLPAIEANPLLMLAAAKLLYFINRGHLELAEDILERAFAQTTDFAGALPVMGQLRYARGQFDEAVQYFDRGIAMVELNPLYHIHIRVLKCLALLAAGNHAALEGAVPTIDPDIPCPPEIAWMIAWTFAPADQELPQVSADALAAIGPEGAIGAVEYLYFTSARHLVSEQARANLMHNLIAHVTRFHGERVVPAFILRSIGKVSPAEHTHGQTALEAGIGARLKY
- a CDS encoding ABC transporter substrate-binding protein; translated protein: MLAGLSLGVGVCVALTAPALAQAKIQIGCTATTDCASAMVAVDEGIFKKHGLDVEMTPIAINSNIPAAILSNSIQVGGPTSTVFLQAVDGGLDLVAIAGASVMNTTSNTAIAAFVRNGLTIKEPKDFVGKKIGAPGLNAFLHVLFVKWLVEKGVDPKSVNFVEVTFPTMADIIKSGGVDAVLTAEPFVTRMTNAGLGSVGARYGAELGRTDPIIFYAASRDWAEKNAATVKKFREAIAEAAVIVNSDREKASASIAKFTKQPLDLVKATPPNQSEPNLKPENLSWWIDVMSSQKMLQSKLDTAKLVLN